In Rhinopithecus roxellana isolate Shanxi Qingling chromosome 4, ASM756505v1, whole genome shotgun sequence, a single genomic region encodes these proteins:
- the MPC1 gene encoding mitochondrial pyruvate carrier 1 isoform X1, with protein MAGALVRKAADYVRSKDFRDYLMSTHFWGPVANWGLPIAAINDMKKSPEIISGRMTFALCCYSLTFMRFAYKVQPRNWLLFACHATNEVAQLIQGGRLIKYEMTKKASA; from the exons ATGGCTGGCGCGCTGGTGCGGAAAGCGGCGGACTATGTCCGAAGCAAGGATTTCCGGGACTACCTCATGAG TACg CACTTCTGGGGCCCGGTAGCCAACTGGGGTCTTCCCATTGCTGCCATCAATGACATGAAAAAGTCTCCAGAGATTATCAGTGGGCGGATGACATTCG CCCTCTGTTGCTATTCTTTGACATTCATGAGATTTGCCTACAAGGTACAGCCTCGGAACTGGCTTCTGTTTGCATGCCACGCAACAAATGAAGTAGCCCAGCTCATCCAGGGAGGGCGGCTTATCAAATACGA gATGACTAAAAAGGCATCTGCATAA
- the MPC1 gene encoding mitochondrial pyruvate carrier 1 isoform X2 produces MKKSPEIISGRMTFALCCYSLTFMRFAYKVQPRNWLLFACHATNEVAQLIQGGRLIKYEMTKKASA; encoded by the exons ATGAAAAAGTCTCCAGAGATTATCAGTGGGCGGATGACATTCG CCCTCTGTTGCTATTCTTTGACATTCATGAGATTTGCCTACAAGGTACAGCCTCGGAACTGGCTTCTGTTTGCATGCCACGCAACAAATGAAGTAGCCCAGCTCATCCAGGGAGGGCGGCTTATCAAATACGA gATGACTAAAAAGGCATCTGCATAA